A region of Sugiyamaella lignohabitans strain CBS 10342 chromosome A, complete sequence DNA encodes the following proteins:
- the SEC7 gene encoding Arf family guanine nucleotide exchange factor SEC7 translates to MTPVNNESNEPNESSEPTEPSVQSGSKVNEDPLISDSKTTLAAANISNVEGTESSAVYQKAEHPTTATDDADAEGVTPEPYSTNSTATDLTGPSDHKMSPSSSLSSIHAEGGTSASKSSGSPAGPQTPVQSINKEIIEGDDDKSTDSSPSVAKSLYQHTATFVNEDEYASWLGSDGETQQAVRVEYMSLFDFKSKSILSALRILCDKLYMKGESQQLNRVIEAFSQSWVSQNPKHGFYDANVVYTITYALVLLNTDLYAADHSTTKKMSRSVFIQNTLETVRAQRGPLPNSPNLSRRSEDFSSRRISVVSSNHDTLMVQDANVEPLSKEWEFQLEMVLKSFYSSVSKEALQLHIIEHAPFSPLSRIYSPTGHDHTPSILSASQAQNSGASSIFGRMNFGRLRGSKNLEPHQSRIALNDRAAEGFRHDSLASSYSLETSVTNNFGFSRHAVGFAGLLWNSMIKEEDSGAQSTGDDDDFADFSKIEKELADETELELLGAPWAKEGILMYRPYVDPSTGKKPRKKDWTKVFMVVQRGQLKMFKFDMSSSSHGAVNGAVGGGNWMENAQLVDGFHLCHTMAQELPPPKKSNGFAAVWSLTLPQRGLLVFQAGTPEVAREFVYTCNFWAGRLSKEPFDDPVSNMEYGWTAALDSSSGKSGSALMTTPSTATLRRPGSSAGHRVLPGDRLTIKEWKPTGHNMVVSDLNEEKQLKTLQEYIKRAENDLTEHNALVSKLAQAYTPSTTNWSKAHTNWENKSQFLLQQVIRYKIYVEVLDKAIKDRLEKFPVKSETDGDAQDDLTVSDGGLPVKDPSLAVFDKGSPNGEKFSSVTVEAHQVIAA, encoded by the coding sequence ATGACTCCTGTTAATAATGAATCCAATGAACCAAATGAATCGAGTGAACCGACTGAACCAAGTGTACAAAGTGGATCAAAGGTTAATGAGGACCCTCTGATAAGTGATTCCAAAACCACtttagctgctgctaatatcTCGAATGTCGAGGGTACTGAGTCTAGCGCTGTATACCAAAAGGCGGAACATCCAACGACAGCGACTGACGATGCCGACGCTGAAGGTGTCACTCCTGAACCTTATTCCACCAATTCAACTGCCACAGATCTGACTGGACCCAGTGATCACAAGATGTCTCCTTCGAGCTCGCTATCAAGTATCCATGCCGAAGGCGGCACATCAGCCTCTAAAAGCAGTGGGTCTCCTGCTGGGCCTCAGACGCCTGTTCAGTCAATTAATAAGGAGATCATCGAAGGAGACGACGATAAATCCACAGATTCCTCGCCATCTGTTGCTAAAAGTCTCTATCAACATACGGCAACTTTTGttaatgaagatgaatacGCCAGTTGGCTCGGTAGCGATGGCGAGACTCAGCAGGCAGTTCGAGTTGAGTATATGTCTCtatttgatttcaagagtAAAAGCATTTTAAGTGCTCTGAGAATCCTATGTGACAAACTATACATGAAAGGAGAGTCACAGCAGCTGAATAGAGTCATTGAAGCATTTTCACAATCGTGGGTCTCCCAAAACCCAAAGCATGGATTCTATGATGCCAATGTCGTCTACACCATTACCTATGCATTAGTCCTTCTCAATACTGATCTGTATGCTGCGGATCATAGTACCACCAAGAAAATGTCGAGATCAGTTTTCATTCAGAATACCCTAGAAACTGTTCGTGCTCAACGAGGACCCTTACCAAACTCTCCTAATCTGAGCCGTAGATCTGAAGACTTTTCCTCTAGAAGAATATCGGTAGTATCGTCAAATCACGATACTTTGATGGTACAAGATGCGAACGTCGAGCCATTATCAAAAGAATGGGAATTCCAGCTGGAAATGGTATTGAAATCATTTTATTCCTCAGTATCTAAAGAAGCATTGCAACTACATATTATTGAGCACGCGCCATTTTCACCCCTGTCGAGAATCTACTCTCCTACAGGGCATGATCATACCCCTTCTATCCTGTCAGCAAGCCAGGCTCAGAATTCAGGTGCTTCCTCTATATTTGGAAGAATGAACTTTGGTAGATTAAGAGGAAGCAAGAATCTTGAACCCCATCAGAGTCGAATTGCATTGAATGATCGCGCTGCTGAGGGGTTTAGACATGATTCGCTTGCATCTTCTTATTCGCTAGAAACAAGCGTGACAAATAATTTCGGGTTCAGCCGCCATGCTGTAGGATTTGCTGGTCTACTGTGGAATTCGATGATTAAAGAGGAAGATAGTGGTGCTCAGAGTACAggagatgacgacgattttGCTGACTTTTCAAAGATTGAGAAAGAGTTGGCCGATGAAACCGAATTAGAACTTCTTGGCGCGCCATGGGCAAAGGAAGGTATCTTGATGTACAGACCGTATGTGGATCCTAGTACAGGAAAGAAGCCTAGAAAGAAGGACTGGACAAAGGTGTTTATGGTTGTCCAAAGAGGTCAGTTAAAGATGTTCAAATTCGATATGTCATCTAGTAGTCATGGGGCTGTCAATGGAGCTGTAGGTGGAGGTAACTGGATGGAAAATGCTCAACTTGTTGATGGTTTCCATTTGTGCCATACCATGGCCCAGGAGCTGCCACCACCCAAGAAATCCAATGGTTTTGCCGCAGTATGGTCCTTGACATTGCCACAACGAGGACTTCTAGTTTTCCAAGCTGGTACTCCCGAAGTTGCTAGAGAATTCGTTTATACCTGTAATTTCTGGGCAGGAAGACTTTCAAAAGAGCCCTTTGACGACCCTGTCAGTAACATGGAATACGGATGGACAGCTGCATTGGACTCCAGTTCTGGCAAGTCTGGCAGTGCACTCATGACTACACCGTCTACAGCTACATTGAGACGACCTGGTAGTTCGGCTGGACATAGAGTATTGCCTGGAGACAGACTGACTATTAAAGAGTGGAAACCCACTGGTCATAACATGGTAGTGTCAGACCTGAACGAAGAGAAGCAACTAAAGACTCTTCAGGAATACATCAAGCGAGCGGAAAATGATCTCACCGAACACAATGCCTTGGTATCAAAGTTGGCACAAGCATATACCCCATCTACAACTAATTGGAGCAAGGCTCACACTAACTGGGAAAACAAATCTCAAttccttcttcaacaggTGATTCGTTACAAGATTTACGTTGAAGTACTTGACAAGGCTATCAAAGACAGACTTGAAAAGTTCCCTGTCAAATCCGAAACTGATGGTGATGCTCAGGATGACCTAACAGTTTCAGATGGTGGTTTGCCAGTAAAAGACCCATCGCTTGCGGTCTTTGATAAGGGCTCACCCAATGGTGAAAAATTTTCCAGCGTAACTGTCGAAGCTCATCAAGTTATTGCTGCATAG
- the PUP3 gene encoding proteasome core particle subunit beta 3 (Beta 3 subunit of the 20S proteasome; involved in ubiquitin-dependent catabolism; human homolog is subunit C10; GO_component: GO:0005737 - cytoplasm [Evidence IEA,IEA]; GO_component: GO:0005789 - endoplasmic reticulum membrane [Evidence IC] [PMID 9087403]; GO_component: GO:0005634 - nucleus [Evidence IEA,IEA]; GO_component: GO:0005634 - nucleus [Evidence IC] [PMID 9087403]; GO_component: GO:0000502 - proteasome complex [Evidence IEA]; GO_component: GO:0005839 - proteasome core complex [Evidence IEA]; GO_component: GO:0019774 - proteasome core complex, beta-subunit complex [Evidence IDA] [PMID 9087403]; GO_component: GO:0034515 - proteasome storage granule [Evidence IC] [PMID 9087403]; GO_function: GO:0061133 - endopeptidase activator activity [Evidence IGI] [PMID 9207060]; GO_function: GO:0004175 - endopeptidase activity [Evidence IEA]; GO_function: GO:0016787 - hydrolase activity [Evidence IEA]; GO_function: GO:0008233 - peptidase activity [Evidence IEA]; GO_function: GO:0004298 - threonine-type endopeptidase activity [Evidence IEA,IEA]; GO_process: GO:0010499 - proteasomal ubiquitin-independent protein catabolic process [Evidence IDA] [PMID 19162040]; GO_process: GO:0043161 - proteasome-mediated ubiquitin-dependent protein catabolic process [Evidence IDA] [PMID 11545745]; GO_process: GO:0043161 - proteasome-mediated ubiquitin-dependent protein catabolic process [Evidence IDA] [PMID 19029916]; GO_process: GO:0006508 - proteolysis [Evidence IEA]; GO_process: GO:0051603 - proteolysis involved in cellular protein catabolic process [Evidence IEA]), whose amino-acid sequence MAGKDCIAIACDLRLGMQSVGVSSNFEKIFEYDSVYLGLTGLATDVITLSEEFRMKHNMYKMREERRMEPDTFANLVSSSLYEKRFGPYFVGPIVAGLNSKTGKPFICGFDLIGAIDFAKDFIVAGTATDQLYGMCESLWEPDLEPEDLFETISQALLNAQDRDALSGWGAVVYIITKDKVVKRLLKTRQD is encoded by the coding sequence ATGGCTGGCAAAGATTGTATTGCAATCGCTTGCGATCTGAGATTGGGTATGCAGTCAGTGGGAGTGTCGAGTAATTTCGAAAAGATTTTTGAATATGACAGTGTATACTTGGGCCTTACCGGTCTAGCGACCGACGTGATTACCTTGTCAGAGGAATTCAGAATGAAGCATAACATGTACAAGATGAGAGAAGAGCGACGGATGGAACCAGATACTTTTGCTAATTTGGTATCTTCCTCTTTGTACGAAAAGAGATTTGGTCCATACTTTGTCGGCCCAATTGTGGCGGGTCTTAATTCAAAGACGGGAAAGCCATTCATATGCGGCTTCGATTTGATTGGTGCCATTGACTTTGCTAAAGATTTCATTGTTGCCGGTACTGCTACTGATCAGCTGTATGGAATGTGCGAGTCTCTATGGGAACCGGATCTTGAACCTGAAGATTTGTTCGAGACCATTTCACAAGCATTGCTCAATGCGCAAGACCGTGATGCTCTAAGTGGTTGGGGTGCTGTTGTATACATCATTACAAAAGACAAGGTCGTCAAGCGACTATTAAAGACTAGACAAGACTAG
- the TSC11 gene encoding Tsc11p (Subunit of TORC2 (Tor2p-Lst8p-Avo1-Avo2-Tsc11p-Bit61p); TORC2 is a membrane-associated complex that regulates actin cytoskeletal dynamics during polarized growth and cell wall integrity; involved in sphingolipid metabolism; contains a RasGEFN domain; GO_component: GO:0031932 - TORC2 complex [Evidence IEA]; GO_component: GO:0031932 - TORC2 complex [Evidence IPI] [PMID 12408816]; GO_component: GO:0016020 - membrane [Evidence IEA]; GO_component: GO:0005886 - plasma membrane [Evidence IEA,IEA]; GO_component: GO:0005774 - vacuolar membrane [Evidence IEA]; GO_component: GO:0005773 - vacuole [Evidence IEA]; GO_function: GO:0005085 - guanyl-nucleotide exchange factor activity [Evidence IEA]; GO_function: GO:0005515 - protein binding [Evidence IPI] [PMID 12631735]; GO_process: GO:0031929 - TOR signaling [Evidence IEA]; GO_process: GO:0031929 - TOR signaling [Evidence IC] [PMID 12408816]; GO_process: GO:0030950 - establishment or maintenance of actin cytoskeleton polarity [Evidence IPI] [PMID 12408816]; GO_process: GO:0030950 - establishment or maintenance of actin cytoskeleton polarity [Evidence IMP] [PMID 15809876]; GO_process: GO:0031505 - fungal-type cell wall organization [Evidence IGI,IMP] [PMID 15809876]; GO_process: GO:0043087 - regulation of GTPase activity [Evidence IEA]; GO_process: GO:0001558 - regulation of cell growth [Evidence IPI] [PMID 12408816]; GO_process: GO:0030148 - sphingolipid biosynthetic process [Evidence IGI] [PMID 9804843]), translating to MSRVPDSRNEIIGLPHHRSGDDQRNNGSRIDDILAKLEIEEKIKEGAENLLEVFDKRKIKGGDKEEIKKQVESQLDAANAKIQLLQQQLGDLGVGGQVTRDGRRSLETRRSIDDLRPLTRTGASRSTSDINGYGNGNGTSGIGRSDTEIAIPEGIEIGPGSDRSGYRENGRGISASASSTGTKKDSILGVNGDLESEDHADADEDLRSGQESPTWSLEAILHSLDPSQPSEFLVQRSNDLVELLQRHPVLKYDLVMSRVGDKIRVLLLHKKPEVIASGYRLARNAITDMSSIRDIRSLHIDFMIVRTMTKDSKSQLERLQAVRLVRSFLDVPGGVDEISIGVIRALVAVSEQSDDKLRYIAIETLGEIFIKNPEKVSASGGIRVLLQSIIEGPYELSGSLSMAFAYVLDSPKNRGFLRGGRDLEYLISAMTESQVRGHVNLERLQNGAKVISSLLRTWSGLFATCIDNFYCLKSLVLCLEVPIPSLRDVLLDIFLSILCIKPLSWSSSFLAGRRLTTFGRIPDLEKELANGGKSFQSSFSQSSGGGGTFAAGDYSSRYIDHYSALLLSILVECNLIESLVQLLRSNDDVANTRKATLLLGEILSMTSRVSPPATLRRIGALPGLLESAMDHKSAFSSASSAAVFQIDKISRNLHKGRQSTITGRTGPVSEVPSLLSSKRKAVRVKMGVQIDDASFKQLIMETQVLNTKTFVKWNWDALSELIQGPLLNPKRLDEAIKTTKFMKRLMSFYRPFKYRFSAIKRTKPNQKYIDVGKSLLLTLLYNPEGVRYLTENKLLRQIAECLAQLDPMSGITSAEPLFSRQRLENTLSHGYFMLLGTLSSDPNGLAMMERWRMFNMFYHLSEIPDREDLIISFIASMDYNLVGHPRIILSKALRTGQLEVRLFATGYLQNLMGTESETQKWAIELLATQLYDPSIEVCKLAVQILENFCSINENLEHFVKMKPSFDHLGDIGTPLLLRFLSTSRGFQYLKELDYVHNEMDNWVHGQNDAFVLQIEEYLENANNLWIHDKFGLSSTATATGLLARDDGTGVGENKPPRHFFGELTITEEGCHLLQSKGHFDVFAEYIDQHKFEEEDGEILTKLKGCMWAVAHIGSNPRGVPFLEESGVVENMIKIFESSQLYSLRGTAFFCLGLVSLTYEGVEILDEMGWACVRDIMDEPCGICIPKSLQSSFDESSKVVTDAPVTTYQSPSSSSESLDTTVKESLPQTSETIKNEKTSNSTSQDDETEFPMVYSDPIKRRIITALSNLSNQILANDASKQLVRLEAKYGSRFQSIDLFLDTMKLLETYHYKLPVRRFIFELFDTTTLMERMARKQKEQQRRARHLSDTTKRE from the exons ATGTCGCGAGTTCCTGATTCCAGAAACGAGATTATAGGACTGCCTCATCATCGTTCCGGAGATGACCAACGCAATAATGGAAGTCGTATTGATGACATATTAGCGAAACTCGAAATTGAGGAGAAAATTAAAGAGGGTGCTGAAAATTTGCTGGAG GTTTTCGACAAAAGAAAGATCAAAGGAGGCGATAAAgaagagatcaaaaaaCAGGTCGAGAGTCAATTGgatgctgccaatgctaaAATACAACTattacaacaacaattggGAGATCTTGGAGTCGGTGGCCAGGTAACTCGCGATGGAAGGCGCTCGTTGGAGACTAGGAGGTCTATAGATGATCTGCGACCATTGACAAGAACAGGCGCCAGTCGTAGTACCTCAGATATCAATGGTTATGGTAATGGGAATGGTACTAGTGGTATTGGTCGAAGTGATACAGAAATTGCAATTCCTGAGGGGATTGAAATCGGTCCTGGTAGCGATAGGTCCGGATATAGAGAAAACGGCCGAGGaatttcagcatcagcgTCATCTACAGGGACAAAAAAGGATAGCATATTAGGAGTAAATGGTGACTTAGAAAGTGAAGACCatgctgatgctgacgaAGATCTGCGGTCTGGTCAAGAAAGTCCTACTTGGTCTTTAGAAGCTATTCTTCATTCCCTAGATCCTTCTCAACCATCAGagtttcttgttcaacGGTCCAACGACCTAGTGGAGCTGTTGCAGCGACACCCTGTGCTAAAATATGATTTGGTCATGAGTCGTGTGGGTGACAAGATAAGAGTACTATTATTGCATAAAAAGCCAGAAGTAATCGCTTCTGGATACCGACTCGCTCGTAATGCCATTACCGACATGAGCTCAATTAGAGACATCCGAAGTTTACATATTGATTTTATGATTGTCAGGACTATGAcaaaagattcaaaatCTCAGCTTGAACGTTTACAGGCTGTCCGACTAGTGAGATCTTTTCTCGATGTGCCTGGTGGCGTAGATGAAATATCTATTGGTGTCATAAGAGCTCTAGTTGCGGTTAGTGAACAGAGTGATGATAAGTTAAGATACATTGCTATCGAGACTTTGGGTGAgatttttattaaaaatCCTGAAAAAGTGTCTGCAAGCGGTGGTATACGAGTCTTGCTTCAGAGCATAATAGAAGGGCCGTATGAGCTCTCTGGCTCGCTGTCTATGGCATTTGCATACGTGCTGGACTCTCCCAAAAATAGAGGGTTTCTGAGAGGTGGCCGTGACTTGGAGTATCTGATATCGGCCATGACTGAAAGCCAGGTGAGGGGCCATGTAAATTTAGAGAGGCTACAAAATGGTGCGAAGGTAATCTCGTCTTTGCTTAGGACATGGTCTGGGCTCTTTGCAACCTGCATTGATAATTTCTACTGTCTAAAATCACTGGTACTTTGTTTAGAAGTGCCTATTCCAAGTTTGCGAGATGTTTTGTTAGACATATTTCTATCAATTCTTTGTATAAAGCCACTTTCTTGGTCGTCATCATTTCTAGCAGGAAGACGGTTAACGACATTTGGCCGTATCCCAGATTTGGAGAAAGAACTTGCAAATGGAGGCAAGTCTTTTCAAAGTTCCTTCTCTCAATCTAGCGGCGGTGGGGGTACATTCGCAGCTGGTGATTATAGTAGCAGATACATTGACCATTACTCTGCGTTATTACTATCAATACTGGTGGAGTGTAATCTAATTGAGTCGTTGGTCCAACTGTTACGGAGTAATGATGACGTTGCGAATACTCGCAAAGCCACGCTTCTTTTAGGAGAGATTCTATCTATGACTAGCAGGGTGTCGCCTCCTGCCACGTTAAGACGAATTGGTGCGCTTCCAGGATTGCTCGAGTCAGCTATGGATCATAAGTCAGCATTTAGCTCTGCCtcgtcagctgctgttttccaaattgataaaatatCTCGTAATCTACACAAGGGCAGGCAGTCAACAATTACAGGAAGAACGGGTCCTGTTAGCGAAGTCCCCAGTTTGCTGTCGTCAAAACGAAAAGCAGTGCGAGTGAAGATGGGTGTTCAAATCGATGATGCTTCATTTAAACAGCTTATTATGGAAACTCAAGTTCTAAATACCAAGACATTCGTCAAATGGAATTGGGATGCACTTTCTGAGTTGATTCAGGGTCCACTGTTAAATCCCAAACGTTTAGATGAGGCTATCAAAACTACTAAATTCATGAAGAGGTTGATGTCTTTCTATCGACCGTTTAAATATCGGTTTTCAGCAATCAAGCGAACAAAACCCAATCAAAAATACATCGATGTGGGGAAATCGTTGCTACTTACATTGTTATACAATCCAGAAGGTGTGAGATATCTgacagaaaacaaacttcTTAGACAAATTGCCGAATGTCTGGCACAACTGGATCCCATGAGTGGTATTACCTCTGCAGAGCCACTATTTTCTCGCCAAAGATTAGAAAATACTTTGAGCCATGGATACTTTATGCTTTTGGGAACACTCTCTTCGGATCCCAATGGCTTGGCTATGATGGAGCGATGGCGTATGTTCAATATGTTTTACCATCTCAGTGAGATTCCCGATCGAGAGGATCTAATTATTAGTTTCATTGCATCTATGGACTACAATTTAGTGGGGCACCCCCGAATTATTTTATCGAAAGCACTTAGGACAGGCCAATTGGAAGTGCGGTTGTTTGCTACGGGATATCTTCAAAACTTAATGGGCACTGAATCAGAGACCCAAAAATGGGCTATAGAATTACTAGCCACTCAGTTGTATGATCCTTCTATTGAGGTGTGTAAACTAGCTGTGCAGATTCTTGAAAACTTTTGTTCAATCAACGAAAATCTTGAGCATTTTGTTAAAATGAAGCCATCGTTTGATCATCTTGGAGATATTGGTACACCTTTGCTACTTCGGTTTTTGTCTACATCGCGAGGATTTCAATACCTTAAAGAGCTTGATTATGTCCACAATGAAATGGACAATTGGGTCCATGGTCAAAACGATGCATTTGTCCTCCAAATTGAAGAATATCTTGAAAATGCTAATAATCTCTGGATTCACGATAAATTTGGATTATCATCAACCGCTACTGCCACTGGACTTCTTGCTCGCGATGATGGAACCGGCGTAGGTGaaaacaaaccaccacGCCATTTCTTTGGCGAACTCACCATAACGGAAGAGGGGTGTCATCTATTGCAGTCCAAGGGCCATTTTGATGTCTTTGCAGAATACATAGATCAGCACAAATTTGAAGAGGAGGACGGTGAAATCCtcaccaaactcaaagGATGCATGTGGGCTGTTGCCCATATCGGCTCTAACCCACGAGGCGTTCCATTTTTGGAAGAGTCTGGAGTAGTGGAAAATATGATTAAGATATTTGAGTCGTCACAACTGTATAGTCTTCGAGGAACagcatttttttgtctCGGGCTTGTTTCTTTGACCTATGAGGGTGTGGAGATCCTAGATGAGATGGGGTGGGCTTGTGTGCGAGATATTATGGATGAACCTTGTGGGATTTGCATACCAAAAAGTCTACAATCTTCTTTTGATGAATCAAGTAAAGTAGTAACAGACGCTCCCGTTACCACCTATCAATCcccatcgtcttcatcggAGAGCCTTGACACAACAGTAAAAGAGTCACTTCCTCAAACGAGCGAGACAAtcaaaaatgaaaaaacATCCAACTCGACCTCTCAAGACGACGAGACAGAGTTTCCCATGGTCTACTCAGACCCGATCAAACGAAGAATTATCACTGCATTATCGAATCTCAGCAACCAGATTCTAGCTAATGACGCTTCTAAACAGCTGGTACGTCTGGAGGCTAAATATGGTAGCAGGTTTCAGTCCATCGACCTGTTTCTGGATACTATGAAACTGCTAGAGACCTACCACTATAAGCTTCCAGTTCGGCGGTTCATTTTTGAGCTATTTGATACAACAACCTTGATGGAACGCATGGCCCGTAAGCAAAAAGAACAACAGCGGCGGGCTCGTCATCTCAGTGACACGACGAAACGAGAATAA